ATCGGTTGCGggcccagtatttattgcccatccctaattgcccctcgagaaggtggtgggtgagccgccatcttgaacctgcTGCAGccccatgtggtgtcggtacacccacagtgctgttagggagttcccagggttttgaccccggccacagtgaaggaacggccgatatatttatgagtcgggatggcgagcggctcggggggggggggggccttgcagGCGGGGGAGTTCCCCGtgcgtctgctgctgccctcgtccttctagacggtagaggtggcgggtttggaaggtgctgtcaatggagccttggcgagtgtctgcggggcgtcttgtagacggtgcgcacggctgccgctgtgcatcgggggggggtggagggagcgaatgtttgtggttagcgtgtcgatcgagcggggctgctttgtcctggatggtgtcgagcttctcaagttgttgggagccgcgctcatccaggcgagtggagagtattcccccacactcctgacttgtgtccttgtagatggtggacaggctttggggggagtcaggaggtgagttactctccgcaggattcccagcctctgacctgctctggtagccacagtattaatgtggctgggtccagttcagtttctgatcaatggtaacccccgggatgttgattgggggggattcagcgatggtaacgccattgaatgtcaaggggcgatggttagaccctctcttgtggaagatggtcattgcctggcattgtgTTTAGAATGTGACTTGCCGTTTGTCAGCCCCAAAACTGGATACATCAcacagccacccccaccccctccctatcacCATGCCcctgttgtaacccccccccccccccccagcgaggtCTGCCCTGCCTCGGACCTGCATCCTCACTCTTCTCCCTCTTGATGCGGCGCTCTGGCGGAGCGTCTCCCGGTGCCGTCCGCCGCTCCCTCTCTCGGTGCCGCCGCCCCTCCCGCTCGCGGCTGGCCGCCCGCTGCTTCCGCTCCTTGTGTTTGTGCTTCTTGTGGCGGCCGGAGTCGTCAGCGCCGCGGTCCCGTTCTCGGTGCTTCTTGGAGGAGCCCATGGTGCCCGGGCCGGGGGCACGGGAGCAGAACTACCTCCCCCTGCCCTCGGGAGCGAGCGTGGACCCTCCTCCCCTCGGGAGCGAGCGTGGACCCTCCTCCCCTCGGGAGCGAGCACGGACCCTCACCCCTCGGGAGCGAGCACAGACCCTCCCCTCAGGAGCGAGcacagaccctccccctcccctcgggaGCGAGCACAGACCCTCCTCGGGAGTgagcagacccccctccccctcctcgggAGCGAGcacagaccctccccctcccctcgggagcgagcactgaccctccccctcccctcgggaGCGAGCGTGGACCCTCCTCCCCTCGGGAGCGAGcacagaccctccccctcccctcgggaGCGAGCACAGACACTCCTCGGGAGCgagcagacccccctccccctcctcgggAGCGAGCACAGACCCTCCTCCCCTCGGGAGCGAGCGCGCACCCTCCTCCCCTCGGGAGCGAGCACAGACCCTCCTCGGGAGCGAGCGCTGGACTCACGGACGCGCTCTGAATCGCAGGAGCGCGCGCCGGCCCCCCGCGAACGCGCCGAACGACGGCGTGGGCCCCCCGCGACCCGCCGAGCACGAGCACCCCCCCTGTTCCCTCCGCCGGCGGGAGTGACGGACGCGCGCGTTGGGCGCGCTCCCGCTCTGCCCCGGGGACGCGCTCTCGGCCTCTCCGCTTCAGAGAGAAAAACAATCGTCGCCTCCAATCAAGATGGCCGTCGCCCACTTCCCGTTAACCCTTCACCCGCGCGCTGACGCAATATCCGCTCCGGCCGCTtgcccgcccgcccccccgacGTATGCCGTCACGTCCGCTCAAGACTCGTTCCGTCCCCGGCGTCTGCCGTCATGTCCGCACCAGCCACGGCTCGCCCCCGACGTATGCCGTAATATCCGCTCAAACCTCCGCCCCCCCCGTCGTCTGACGTCACGCCGCTCCAGTCTCGGCCCGCCCCCGACGTATGCCGTCACGTCCGCTTCAGCCTCGTGCGCCCCCGGCGTATGCCGTCACGTCCTCTCCACCCTCGGCCCGCCCCCGGTCTATGACGTCAAGCCAGCTCCATCCGTCCCTCTCTCCCGCTGCCCCGCCCTCTTAAAGCGGCGACCTcccttcaattatttttttttaaatgttcaaatgTCACTCCTGTGGACTTGGCCTTCTATTCCCCCATAACCCCTCTATTCCAGTTAACCCCACTTCCACCCTCCTTCCCCGAGCTTTCACAAGGTCCTGGATTTAAAGTTGCACAACCCAAAAAAAGTAGGGGTcgacatccctcccctccccccaacgcaccCACACAAAGTGGGGTTCCCCCGCCCTGCACACCCCCAGCAGCCGCGACCGATGCAACGCCAAACGCCGGGGAGCCGACTGTCACGAGAGGGacatagaggggctggtttagctcactcggctaaatcgctggcttttaaagcaggccagcagcacggttcgattcccgtaccagcctccctggacaggtgccggaatgtggcgactaggggcttttcacagtaacttcattgaagcctactcgtgacaataagctattttcatctTTTCTTTCTTCTAGTGTTGATGTTTCGAGTCCGTCTGTCTCTTCCTCAGAACTGAAGAGGGGGGAGAAATGTGACGGGTTTTGTcggcagggaggtggggagggcgtTGGAGAAGGCGGCATAGATTGGAAGGCGGAGGACAAGCGGGCGTCGGAAGAGATTAACAAAGGGtccagggtggaggggagagttCATGGTCTCAAGCTGCTGAACTCAATCTTAAATCCAGGCGGGTGCGGAGTTCCTAATCGGCAGACAGTCTGCGATGGGGCTTCACTGCAAcatcctgaaatgaaaatgaaaatcgcttataggggcagcagggtagcatggtggttagcataaatgcctcacaacgccagggtcccaggttcgatacccggcttgggtcactgtctgtgcggagtctgcacgtcctccccgtgtgtgcgtgggtttcctccgggtgctccggtttcctcccacagtccaaagatgtgcgggttaggtggattggccatgctaaattgcccgtagtgtcctaaaaagtaaggttaagggggggggggggggttgttgggttacgggtatagggtggatacgtgggtttgagtagggtgatcaatactcggcacaacatcgagggccgaagggcctgttctgtgctgtactgttctatgttctatgtcacgagttggcttcaatgaagttgctgtgaaaagcccctagtcgccacattccgccgcctgttcggggagggctggtccgggaatcgaaccgtgctgctggtctgctttcaaagccagcgatttagcccagtgtgctgaaccagcccctcacGGCTGGATAACGTGTGCACGAGAGAAAGGCACAAGGTCGAAACGGGGAGGCGACAGGAGGTCGTGCTCCCGGACTGGACGAGGGTGTTCCGCAAAGGCGCTCGCCCAGACTGCGTTCGCCCTCCCCAATGTAGGGCCAGAGGAACTTGGAGGAGgatactgtgcgcagttctggccGCCGCACTGTAGgaagggcagcgcagtggttagcagggtggcttcacagcgccagggtcccgggttcgattcccggccttgggtgactgcgtggagtttgcacgttctcccccgtgtctgcgtgggtttcctccgggtgctccggtttcctcccacaagtccctgaaagacgtgcttgttgggtgaattggacattctgaattcctccctctgtgtacccgaacaggcgccggagtgtggaggcGAGAGGCTTTTCATTGCAGCGTTACTGTCAGCCCACCTCTGACActaataaaatttatttttaaaaaaagcttatcggacgtgattgcactggagagggcgcagaggtGATTCAGCGGGATGCTGCCTGGGGCTGGAGCCATGAAGAGGGGCTGGAATTATTTTCCTCGGAGGAGCGAAGGCTGGGGGGGCGCCTTATTGAGGTGCACAGAATTATAAgggacagagatagggtggggagggCGGAACCTTCCCCCTTTAGTAGAGGAGCCAAGAACCAGAGGGGATCGATGTACGGTAAGGGGTCAGGGCCGGAGTTTGAGAGGGGATTTTATGAGAAatcctttcacccagagggagcTGGGGGTCTGGAGCTCGCTGACCCGAACAGAGGGGAGAGGCGGGGAATTCCAACAACAATTCAGAAGGAGAGGGACGAGCACCTGAAACACCTCAGCGTACACGGCTCAgccccaagtgctggaaaatgggattagaatagataagtgCTTAGTGGCCGGtgcggacacgatgggctgaacggcctctttcCCTGCTTTAAAATCCCGTTGAATCTATGACTAGGTGAAACACTGCTTGACGGGAAAGCAAtagccaaagaggtgcaggttgggtggattgaccgcTAAaaatttgaaagcagacccaggcaggccagcagcacggttcgattcccgtaccagcctccccgaacaggcgccggaatgtggcgactaggggcttttcacagtaacttcattgaagcctacttgtggcaataagcaattttcatttcatttcaaaattgtcccttagtgtccaaagatgtgcaggttaggtggattggccgtgctaatttgtcccttagtgcccaaagatgtgcaggttaggtggattggccgtgctaaattgtccctcagtgtccaaagatgtgcaggttaggtggattggccgtgctaaattgccccttagtgtccaaagatgtgcaggttaggtggattggccgtgctaatttgtcccttagcgtccaaagatgtgtaggttgggtggattggccgtgctaaattgccccttagtgtccaaagatgtgcaggttaggtggattggccgtgctaaattgtcccttagtgtccaaagatgtgcaggttgggtggattggccgtgctaaattgccccttagtgtccaaagatgtgcaggttgggtggattggccgtgctaaattgccccttagtgtccaaagatgtgcaggttgggtggattggccgtgctaaattgtcccttagtgtccaaaaatgtgcaggttgggtggattggccgtgctaaattgccccttagtgtccaaagatgtgcaggttgggtggattggccgtgctaaattgtcccttagcatccaaaaatgtgcaggttgggtggattggccgtgctaaattgtcccttagtatccaaagatgtgcaggttaggtggattggccgtgctaaatcccccttagtgtccaaagatgtgcaggttaggtggattggccgtgctaaattgccccttagtgtccaaagatgtgcaggttgggtggattggccgtgctaaattgtcccttagtatccaaagatgtgcaggttaggtggattggccgtgctaaattcccccttagtgtccaaagatgcgcaggttaggctacggggagagggcaggtgaGAGTGGACCTAGTGTGTtacgagggtcggtgcagactcgatgggccgaatggcctccttctgcactgcagggatcctaTTCTCAGTGTCAGTGTCTGCGGTTCCTGTGAAAGCCGACGCAGGCTGGAGGGATCGTAACCGTACATCCTGATGCGGGAAAGGGGAGTTCAACAACGACAGGCGATgaactcagcccccccccccccccccccccccccccaccatcttgaCCCCTTTGCGATCCAATTGTTGCTGCCGGTGTTTTCTGTTTGGGTTTCAGATTCCGAGCATCGCGTTTTCAGTCCGTAAACACTGAacctggggaagggagggagatcTCGCTGACATTTTAGTGTCCCACGTGAGAGAGCTTTACTGGcctgggcggggcgggggggggggggggggattggagagttggcctcagtgccacccacccccggggtttgtgaggggatggggggaggggggagtcggcCGCACTTCCTGCCCGCAGTACGGtcaccagacaccttcccctcccctcaccccccccccccccaacccttatcGCCATTCTTGGCCTGTCCATCGCGATGCCCCCCGCGGTTGAATACCCTGCccgaaattgggggggggggggggggggggggggagttggccgCACTTCCTGCCTGCTGTACGGtcaccagacaccttcccctcccctcctcccccccaacccttatCGCCATTCTTGGCCTGTCCATCGCGATGCCCCCCGCAGTCGAATATCCTGCCCGAAATTGGGGGGGTGGAGTTGGCCGCACTTCCTGCCCGCCGTACGGtcaccagacaccttcccctcccctccccccccccccaacccttatcGCCATTCTTGGCCTGTCCATCGCGATGCCCCCCGCAGTCGAATACCCTGCccgaaattggggggggggggggagagtcggcCGCACTTCCTGCCCGCCGTACGGtcaccagacaccttcccctcccctccccccccaacccttatCGCCATTCTTGGCCTGTCCATCGCGATGCTCCCCGCAGTCGAATATCCTGCCCgaattttgtgggggggggggggcctggagtCTCAGGCCTGCCGctctaacctctctctctctgtgcttcctccccccccaggtgccatgaaCCTGACGCAGAAGAGGTGTCTCCTGTGGACGGCCTGCAGCCTCCTGGCCAACCTGGCCATCTTCTGGGCCCTGTGGAGCCGGCGGTCGGCTGCCCTGGAGAGCGGGAGGCGGCTGCAGGTGCCCGGGGCCTTCTGGCGGGCCGACTGCCCCCTCCAGTCGCTGTGGAACCGGGAGGAGAGGAGCCTGGCGCAGGCCGGGGCCCCCGCGGCGGAGCAGGCCGGGGTCCGGTGCCGGCCCGACCTGGAGGTGGAGGGCAGCTTCGTGGACTTCCAGCAGCTGCCCCAGCAGATGAAGGACTTCCTCCTCTACCGGCACTGCCGGGCCTACCCGCTCCTGCTGGAGCCTCGGCCTGCCTGCCAGGCCGCCCCCCGCCTCCTCCTGGCCGTCAAGAGCCAGACCTCCAGCTTCGCCCGGCGCCAGGCCATCCGGCAGAcctggggtgggctgggctgggcatcGGGGGTCCGCCTGGTCTTCCTCCTGGGGCAGCAGTGGCAAGGGCCCCCCGACGGGCACCCCAACCTGACGGGCCTGCTCCACTGCGAGAGCCGGCGCCATGGCGACCTGCTCCAGTGGGCCTTCCGCGACACCTTCTTCAACCTCACcctcaaggaggtgctgttcctcggCTGGCTGACCCGGCGGTGCCCGGGCGCCCGCTACGTCTTCAAGGGCGACGACGACGTCTTTGTCAACACCGGCCGGGTGCTGGGCTACCTGGCGGGGCTGGGCGCCCGGGAAGGCCGGGACCTCTTCCTGGGCGACGCCATCGTGGACGGGGTGCCCGCCCGCCGCTCCGCCCTCAAGTACTACGTCCCCGGAGCCTTCTACCGCGGCCTGTACCCCCCCTACGCGGGCGGGGCGGGCGTGCTGTACTCGGGGCGGCTCGCCCGGCGGCTGTCCCGGGCCGCCCGCCGCGTGCCCCTCTTCCCCATCGACGACGTCTACACGGGCATGTGCCTCCGGCGGCTGGGCATGAGGCCCGTCCACCACCCGGGCTTCCACAGCTTTGGAATCAATGCAACCGACCGCTGGGAC
The sequence above is drawn from the Scyliorhinus canicula chromosome 31, sScyCan1.1, whole genome shotgun sequence genome and encodes:
- the LOC119958958 gene encoding N-acetyllactosaminide beta-1,3-N-acetylglucosaminyltransferase 2-like, whose protein sequence is MYGAMNLTQKRCLLWTACSLLANLAIFWALWSRRSAALESGRRLQVPGAFWRADCPLQSLWNREERSLAQAGAPAAEQAGVRCRPDLEVEGSFVDFQQLPQQMKDFLLYRHCRAYPLLLEPRPACQAAPRLLLAVKSQTSSFARRQAIRQTWGGLGWASGVRLVFLLGQQWQGPPDGHPNLTGLLHCESRRHGDLLQWAFRDTFFNLTLKEVLFLGWLTRRCPGARYVFKGDDDVFVNTGRVLGYLAGLGAREGRDLFLGDAIVDGVPARRSALKYYVPGAFYRGLYPPYAGGAGVLYSGRLARRLSRAARRVPLFPIDDVYTGMCLRRLGMRPVHHPGFHSFGINATDRWDPCVYRQLFMVHRRSPREIVQLWRLLHQPNATCEGEE